From Thamnophis elegans isolate rThaEle1 chromosome 12, rThaEle1.pri, whole genome shotgun sequence, one genomic window encodes:
- the SFN gene encoding 14-3-3 protein sigma, which produces MARNHLVQKAKLAEQAERYEDMADFMKAVVEDEAELSNEERNLLSVAYKNVVGCQRSAWRVLSSIEHKSEEGDDKTQLVNEYREKIEKELKNVCNVVLELLDKHLIQKASDPESKVFYLKMKGDYFRYLAEVAAGDDRKQIIDNARKAYQEAMDISKKEMQPTNPIRLGLALNFSVFHYEIANAPEEAIKLAKTTFDEAMGDLHTLSEDSYKDSTLIMQLLRDNLTLWTAECSGEEGGEAGEEPKN; this is translated from the coding sequence ATGGCCAGGAATCACCTAGTACAGAAAGCCAAGCTAGCTGAACAGGCTGAGCGTTATGAGGACATGGCTGATTTCATGAAGGCTGTGGTAGAGGATGAAGCCGAACTCTCTAATGAAGAACGCAACCTGCTCTCGGTTGCCTACAAGAACGTAGTCGGCTGTCAGAGATCGGCATGGCGGGTCCTCTCCAGCATTGAGCACAAGTCTGAAGAAGGAGATGACAAAACTCAGCTGGTCAATGAATATCGGGAGAAGATTGAGAAAGAGCTGAAGAACGTTTGCAATGTGGTCTTGGAGCTCTTAGACAAGCATCTCATCCAGAAAGCTAGCGACCCAGAAAGCAAAGTCttctatttaaaaatgaaaggcGACTACTTCCGTTACCTGGCCGAGGTGGCCGCTGGGGATGACCGAAAGCAGATAATTGACAATGCCCGAAAAGCTTACCAAGAGGCCATGGACATCAGCAAGAAGGAGATGCAACCCACAAATCCTATCCGCCTGGGCCTCGCTCTTAACTTCTCCGTGTTCCACTATGAAATTGCCAATGCTCCAGAAGAGGCCATCAAGCTGGCCAAGACCACCTTCGATGAAGCCATGGGTGACCTCCACACGCTCAGCGAAGACTCCTACAAAGACAGCACTCTCATCATGCAACTTCTCAGGGACAATCTCACACTATGGACAGCAGAGTGCTCAGGAGAAGAAGGCGGAGAAGCGGGAGAAGAGCCAAAGAACTGA